A single window of Anaerocolumna chitinilytica DNA harbors:
- a CDS encoding MerR family transcriptional regulator, which yields MEDLISISEVCKRYQITSRTLRFYEKEGLINSHRERETLPRKYAPEEVEKLRKILIMRSLNLSIKDIKELFLSDQDISVAIRSKIVVIRTELDNKERQLRNLERAVTLLTEKQDIFQEQDIPEMESRQLDIAVRATELLLDKQYDEFTELFPESSRKYLTAGFLDAFNEDMKLINGELYKIKECFQVDDSIHVYIQGTENTLLIKYIFHDAFISAFTFHTLMFDCRM from the coding sequence ATGGAAGACTTAATAAGCATCTCAGAGGTCTGTAAGAGATATCAGATTACTTCAAGAACTCTTCGGTTTTACGAAAAGGAAGGGCTGATAAATAGCCACCGGGAAAGAGAAACTCTACCTAGAAAATATGCTCCCGAAGAAGTGGAGAAGCTTCGTAAAATATTGATTATGCGCTCTCTTAACCTTTCTATTAAGGATATTAAGGAACTCTTTCTAAGTGACCAGGATATTTCTGTAGCAATTCGTTCTAAAATTGTGGTAATCAGAACAGAGCTGGATAATAAAGAAAGGCAGCTTCGTAATCTGGAGCGGGCGGTTACACTCTTGACGGAAAAGCAGGATATCTTTCAGGAACAGGATATTCCGGAAATGGAAAGCCGGCAATTAGACATAGCTGTCAGAGCAACTGAACTGCTGCTTGATAAGCAATATGATGAATTTACTGAGTTATTTCCGGAAAGTTCCAGAAAATACCTTACTGCTGGATTTTTGGATGCCTTCAATGAGGACATGAAATTAATAAACGGAGAATTATATAAAATAAAGGAATGTTTCCAGGTAGATGATTCAATTCATGTATACATCCAGGGGACAGAAAACACTTTACTGATAAAGTATATATTTCATGATGCCTTTATTTCAGCATTTACTTTTCATACTTTAATGTTTGACTGCAGAATGTAG
- a CDS encoding ABC transporter ATP-binding protein, with product MGSYKKQFYVKNRLNFILTILTCVFATALNIATAFILKLLMDVTTGDSLKDLEKIIICSILYIAVAVLVLLLKRHYYNNYMKHAMVRFKNYAFSKLLGKSINSFDRQVTGKYISIFTNDMASIETNYVEANLKITTQILSFLGGLAAMAYLNWLLMLCVLVISMLPILVSLVFGKSMEEKVRIASARNEGFVSMVKDILTGFSVVKSFRAEKEILGLYKEQNIEVETAKNNKRRTSDFINILSSSSSMVVEFTTFGLGAYLAIKHIITAGTVIAFIQLLNYVLGPVGTLGPLFTERKAAKSLIDKIENATDTIEGEGAADEKESFENSISFQNVTFSYEKEQKVLNSINLTIDKGESCVIVGASGSGKSTLVNLLLGYHNDYEGEICIDGKNLKCLANSSLYNLFSVIQQNVFIFDGTIKDNITMYKFFEPTAVAEVIEKSGLEKLIMEKGEDYKCGENGSFLSGGEKQRISIARSLLRKTPILIMDEATSALDLKTAWLVEEEISRLKDLTRIVISHRMDEGNLRLYDKIIALNNGQITEIGDFDQLMEKKGYFYSLFQVAKSA from the coding sequence GTGGGTTCTTATAAGAAACAATTTTATGTAAAAAACAGGCTGAATTTCATTCTTACCATATTGACCTGTGTATTTGCTACCGCTCTTAATATTGCTACCGCTTTTATATTAAAACTTTTGATGGATGTGACAACAGGTGATTCCCTAAAAGACTTAGAGAAGATAATCATCTGCAGTATTCTTTATATAGCAGTGGCTGTTTTGGTATTGCTTCTGAAACGTCATTATTATAATAACTATATGAAACATGCTATGGTAAGGTTTAAGAATTATGCGTTCTCAAAGCTTCTGGGAAAAAGCATTAACTCTTTTGACAGACAGGTAACAGGAAAATACATATCAATTTTTACTAACGATATGGCTTCTATTGAAACAAATTATGTAGAAGCAAATCTAAAAATAACAACACAGATTCTAAGTTTTCTTGGCGGGCTTGCAGCCATGGCATACCTGAACTGGTTATTGATGCTTTGTGTTCTTGTAATCAGTATGCTTCCAATCCTGGTTTCATTGGTATTCGGTAAATCTATGGAAGAAAAAGTTCGCATTGCGTCTGCTAGAAATGAAGGATTTGTTTCCATGGTGAAAGACATACTGACGGGTTTTTCCGTTGTAAAAAGCTTTCGGGCAGAAAAAGAAATCTTAGGCCTTTATAAAGAACAGAATATAGAAGTAGAGACTGCTAAGAATAATAAGCGCAGAACGTCCGATTTTATTAATATATTATCGTCCTCCTCTTCCATGGTTGTGGAATTTACAACTTTTGGCCTGGGAGCTTATCTTGCAATTAAACATATTATAACTGCGGGTACGGTAATTGCCTTTATACAGCTGTTAAATTACGTGCTTGGTCCGGTGGGGACCCTGGGACCGCTCTTTACTGAAAGGAAAGCAGCAAAGAGTTTGATTGACAAGATTGAAAATGCAACAGATACAATTGAGGGTGAAGGAGCTGCCGATGAAAAAGAAAGCTTCGAGAATTCTATCTCTTTTCAGAATGTGACCTTTAGTTATGAAAAGGAACAGAAGGTTTTAAATTCTATTAATCTGACCATTGATAAAGGAGAAAGCTGCGTAATAGTTGGCGCCAGCGGAAGCGGTAAATCCACATTGGTTAATTTACTGCTGGGATATCATAATGATTACGAAGGAGAGATCTGTATTGATGGAAAGAACCTTAAATGCCTTGCGAATAGCTCCCTTTATAATCTCTTCTCTGTAATTCAGCAGAATGTATTTATCTTTGACGGTACAATAAAGGATAATATAACGATGTATAAATTCTTTGAACCGACAGCCGTAGCTGAAGTTATAGAGAAGTCTGGGCTTGAGAAATTAATAATGGAAAAAGGCGAAGATTACAAATGCGGTGAAAATGGCAGCTTCTTATCCGGCGGTGAAAAACAGCGTATATCCATTGCCAGAAGCCTGCTTCGCAAAACCCCTATTCTAATTATGGATGAGGCTACATCAGCTTTGGATCTGAAAACTGCCTGGCTGGTAGAAGAGGAAATCTCAAGATTAAAAGACCTGACACGTATTGTTATATCACACAGAATGGATGAAGGTAACCTTAGACTATATGATAAGATTATTGCTTTAAATAATGGACAGATTACAGAAATTGGAGACTTCGACCAGCTAATGGAGAAAAAAGGTTATTTTTACTCCCTGTTTCAGGTAGCAAAATCAGCTTAA
- a CDS encoding N-acetylmuramoyl-L-alanine amidase family protein: MGEKALKNLAVFTFVLMLSVLMLSMVITDSLEGRGKASASEEAWTTNYEHNNKSKGYLSTANELKESLGEKYIVIENTGNTASDSLTEDYMNRKITLSIKGLKDESLTEKGIVRINQDMSYQGIPGLKEAADGEYLIPESLSANGEVSVYGAVPESLKTDPVNNLTITYKKVSDKEYEADICFTLDHVYAPVLQQEDGNIYIALKEPASVYDNIVVLDAGHGGKDPGAKTADNSSYEKSINLKILLELKELLDRENIKVYYTRTGDDTVFLNPRVNLANDVKADLFLSIHCNSSESSIPRGVEVLYKSEGQQGEFTSEKLARIALDQLKGITGYVNRGLVTGDEILIIHKSQVPVALIETGFVSNAEELGFLKSKEKEKEIAEAVVQVIKKALGEINKVKTTN; the protein is encoded by the coding sequence ATGGGAGAGAAAGCGCTTAAGAATTTAGCGGTTTTTACGTTTGTTCTGATGTTGTCTGTGCTGATGCTTTCAATGGTTATAACAGATAGCTTGGAGGGGAGAGGAAAAGCTTCTGCATCGGAGGAAGCCTGGACAACAAATTACGAACATAATAATAAGAGTAAGGGCTACTTATCCACTGCCAATGAATTAAAAGAGAGTTTGGGAGAAAAATATATTGTAATTGAAAATACGGGAAATACTGCATCTGATAGCCTAACTGAGGATTATATGAACAGAAAGATTACGCTGTCCATAAAAGGATTAAAGGATGAGAGTCTTACGGAGAAAGGAATTGTAAGAATAAACCAGGATATGTCCTATCAGGGGATTCCGGGGTTAAAGGAAGCAGCAGATGGTGAATATCTAATACCCGAGAGTTTATCTGCAAACGGAGAGGTTTCCGTCTATGGAGCAGTTCCGGAGTCACTGAAAACGGATCCGGTAAATAACTTAACGATTACTTATAAGAAAGTTTCAGACAAGGAATATGAAGCAGATATCTGCTTTACTCTGGATCATGTCTACGCACCGGTTTTGCAGCAGGAAGATGGAAATATCTATATTGCCTTAAAGGAACCGGCTAGTGTTTATGATAACATAGTGGTTCTTGATGCAGGGCATGGCGGAAAAGATCCGGGTGCTAAAACAGCTGATAACTCTTCCTATGAAAAAAGCATTAATCTAAAAATACTTCTGGAATTAAAAGAGTTACTTGACCGTGAGAATATTAAGGTATATTATACCAGAACAGGGGATGATACCGTATTCTTAAATCCAAGAGTGAATCTCGCTAATGATGTAAAGGCTGATTTGTTTTTAAGTATACATTGTAATTCCAGTGAATCCTCTATACCAAGAGGTGTTGAGGTATTATATAAAAGTGAAGGGCAGCAGGGGGAATTCACTTCTGAAAAACTTGCTCGTATTGCCTTGGATCAGTTGAAGGGAATAACCGGATATGTAAACAGAGGCCTGGTAACCGGAGATGAGATACTGATAATACACAAATCTCAGGTGCCTGTAGCATTAATCGAGACTGGTTTTGTCTCAAATGCAGAAGAGCTTGGTTTCTTAAAATCCAAGGAGAAAGAGAAAGAAATTGCGGAAGCTGTTGTACAGGTAATTAAAAAGGCCCTCGGAGAAATCAATAAAGTAAAAACTACAAACTGA
- a CDS encoding XTP/dITP diphosphatase, with the protein MNRIIFATGNEGKMKEIRMILADLDYQVLSMKEAGIDIDIVEDGTTFEENAIIKARTIMEMTGEIALADDSGLEVDAMDKAPGVYSARFMGENTSYDIKNKYILDQVKGLPLEKRSARFVCVIACAFPDGRIFTTKGIFEGFIGEDIAGENGFGYDPIFWLPEFGCTSAELSPEDKNVVSHRGKALNSMKEKLKELL; encoded by the coding sequence ATGAACAGAATAATATTTGCTACGGGCAATGAAGGTAAAATGAAAGAAATCAGAATGATATTAGCAGATTTGGATTACCAGGTACTATCCATGAAAGAGGCAGGAATAGACATTGATATCGTGGAAGACGGTACGACTTTTGAAGAAAATGCAATTATAAAAGCCAGAACGATAATGGAAATGACAGGAGAAATTGCCCTGGCAGACGATTCTGGACTTGAAGTTGATGCTATGGATAAAGCACCGGGGGTATATTCCGCCAGATTTATGGGTGAGAATACTTCCTATGATATAAAAAATAAGTATATACTGGATCAGGTAAAGGGACTTCCTTTAGAAAAGAGAAGTGCAAGATTCGTATGTGTAATTGCTTGTGCTTTTCCGGACGGAAGGATCTTTACTACGAAAGGCATTTTTGAAGGCTTTATTGGTGAAGACATTGCCGGTGAAAATGGATTTGGTTATGATCCTATATTCTGGCTGCCGGAGTTTGGCTGTACTTCAGCGGAATTATCACCGGAGGACAAAAATGTGGTAAGTCATCGAGGCAAGGCACTTAACAGTATGAAAGAGAAATTAAAAGAATTGTTGTAA
- a CDS encoding metallophosphoesterase: MKILIVSDSHGRVTNLEKVIQKVSPIDLMLHLGDFESGEDYIEALADCPVEFIAGNNDFFADVPRDKTIVLGKYTIFMTHGHRYGVNFGTGRIKEAASQLGADIVLYGHTHKPVIDLSSGVWAVNPGSISQPRQENGKPSYIIMEIDDKGIAHFTLNYLS, from the coding sequence ATGAAGATACTGATTGTAAGCGATTCTCACGGAAGGGTTACTAATCTTGAGAAAGTAATTCAAAAAGTAAGTCCTATTGACCTGATGCTTCATTTGGGGGACTTTGAAAGCGGCGAGGATTATATCGAAGCATTGGCAGATTGTCCTGTTGAATTTATTGCCGGAAACAATGATTTTTTCGCAGATGTACCAAGGGATAAAACCATTGTACTTGGAAAGTATACGATTTTTATGACTCATGGGCACCGTTATGGTGTCAACTTTGGTACGGGCAGGATAAAGGAGGCAGCTTCCCAACTGGGGGCGGATATTGTATTATATGGGCATACCCATAAACCGGTGATAGACCTTAGCTCCGGAGTATGGGCGGTAAATCCGGGTAGTATAAGTCAGCCAAGGCAGGAGAATGGTAAACCTTCCTATATCATAATGGAAATCGATGATAAGGGTATCGCACATTTTACCCTCAATTATCTCTCGTAG
- a CDS encoding ISL3 family transposase — MHSNCTRKLLGLEDILIKNVIQADSFVRIYIETKPSTQICPHCGKQTKRIHDYRSQTIKDLPFQLKHTYLVLRKRRYSCSCGKRFLEKYTFLAPYKRRTLRLSYKIIDLLRNLRSMKSVAVDTNVSVSTVSRLLDTINYSSPSVPECISIDEFKGNTDAGKFQCILVDAKKHRILDILPDRTQKHLSAYFRTWNRTQRYRVKFFICDMWEPYVDLAKAYFPNATIIIDKYHFIRYVTWAIENVRKRLQKKMPSNLRRYYKRSRKLILTRYNKLKEENKKACDLMLLYNDDLRTAHRLKEWFYEICQSEKYKYQREGFWEWVKTAEKSGIPEFEACAKTYRNWSQGILNAFKYKYTNGPTEGYNNKIKVLKRVSFGMKNFERFRTRIIHSSI, encoded by the coding sequence ATGCATTCTAATTGTACCAGAAAACTTTTAGGATTAGAAGATATTTTAATTAAAAATGTAATTCAAGCTGACTCTTTTGTCCGTATTTATATCGAAACAAAGCCATCGACACAGATCTGTCCTCATTGTGGCAAACAGACAAAACGCATTCATGATTACCGCTCTCAGACAATTAAGGACCTCCCATTTCAGCTTAAGCACACTTATTTGGTGTTGAGAAAGAGACGTTATTCCTGTAGTTGCGGGAAAAGGTTCCTCGAGAAATATACTTTTCTCGCTCCTTACAAAAGGCGTACCCTTAGATTGTCTTATAAAATCATCGACCTACTCAGGAATCTACGCAGCATGAAGTCCGTTGCTGTTGATACGAATGTTTCCGTTAGTACCGTTTCCCGGTTATTGGATACCATCAACTACTCCTCCCCTTCTGTTCCTGAGTGCATCTCAATTGATGAGTTTAAAGGTAATACGGATGCTGGAAAGTTCCAGTGTATTCTGGTAGATGCAAAGAAACATCGTATTCTTGATATTCTACCTGACAGAACTCAGAAGCATTTATCCGCCTATTTCCGTACATGGAACCGCACCCAAAGGTATCGAGTGAAGTTCTTTATCTGTGATATGTGGGAACCGTATGTAGACTTGGCGAAAGCCTATTTTCCTAATGCAACTATTATAATTGACAAATATCACTTCATTCGATATGTTACTTGGGCGATTGAAAATGTAAGAAAACGCCTTCAAAAGAAGATGCCTTCGAATTTGCGCAGGTACTACAAGAGAAGCCGGAAGCTGATACTTACAAGATATAATAAACTAAAAGAGGAGAACAAGAAGGCTTGCGATCTGATGCTACTTTATAATGATGATCTGAGGACTGCCCACCGACTTAAGGAATGGTTTTATGAAATCTGCCAGAGCGAGAAGTATAAGTATCAACGGGAAGGATTCTGGGAATGGGTGAAGACAGCTGAAAAATCAGGTATTCCCGAATTTGAAGCCTGTGCGAAGACTTATCGGAATTGGTCACAAGGTATTTTGAATGCCTTTAAGTACAAATATACCAACGGACCTACAGAAGGGTATAATAACAAGATAAAAGTATTAAAAAGGGTATCTTTTGGCATGAAGAATTTCGAGAGGTTCCGTACAAGGATTATACATAGTTCTATCTAA
- a CDS encoding glycosyltransferase family 2 protein codes for MGEPLVSIIVPLYNGEQTIERCLTSIRNQTYKNIEVLVVNDGSKDHSMKVLKKFRDSDPRFHILNKGNSGVSDSRNLGIKNARGKYLQFVDSDDWITKDATQTFVSTAETYNCDMVITDYHRVVNHKIYIKGHIPEEGLVSRRQFAEFMMKAPANFYYGVMWNKFFRTDIIKSHKLKCNRDLNWCEDFLFNLEYLQYVKDVYVIKTPVYYYVKTKGSLVATQVNLRQTIRTKGILFDYYKDLYKSMDIYDENKLRIQMFYIAVARDTGKRKKTPPSPETTEKTKKFSSKKSILHEDEAESLLAVTKAEKRRQEKKAEKKTSEIKAEKKLLEKKAEKKISEKRMEKKLSEESTEKELSEKKAEIKSSEKETGKKSSEKKAEKKTLEKKAEKKSSEKKTEKKLPEKKTEKKSLEKKAEKKFSEKKVEKKFSEKKSDKRQEKNILESPVL; via the coding sequence ATGGGGGAACCGCTGGTCAGTATTATTGTACCATTATATAACGGAGAACAAACAATTGAACGCTGTCTAACCAGTATCCGCAATCAGACCTACAAGAATATAGAAGTGCTCGTTGTAAATGATGGGAGCAAAGATCACAGTATGAAGGTTCTTAAGAAATTCCGAGACAGTGATCCACGCTTTCATATACTCAATAAGGGGAATTCAGGTGTAAGTGACAGCCGCAATCTTGGAATAAAGAATGCCCGGGGTAAATATCTGCAATTTGTAGATAGTGATGACTGGATTACCAAGGATGCTACACAGACATTTGTTAGTACTGCTGAAACCTATAATTGTGATATGGTCATAACAGACTATCACCGGGTGGTAAACCACAAAATATATATTAAGGGCCATATACCGGAAGAAGGTCTTGTAAGCCGAAGACAATTTGCAGAATTTATGATGAAAGCACCAGCCAATTTTTATTATGGGGTTATGTGGAATAAATTTTTCCGGACTGACATCATTAAGTCTCATAAGCTAAAATGCAACAGGGATTTAAACTGGTGCGAAGATTTCCTCTTTAATCTTGAATACCTGCAATATGTTAAAGATGTCTATGTGATTAAAACTCCGGTTTATTACTATGTTAAAACCAAAGGCAGCCTTGTAGCGACCCAGGTCAATCTTCGCCAGACGATACGCACAAAAGGTATACTCTTTGATTATTATAAAGATTTGTACAAGAGCATGGATATATATGATGAAAATAAACTTCGCATTCAAATGTTTTATATTGCCGTTGCCAGAGATACCGGGAAACGCAAGAAGACCCCTCCTTCACCGGAAACTACCGAGAAGACAAAAAAGTTTTCATCAAAGAAATCTATATTACATGAGGATGAGGCCGAAAGCTTATTAGCAGTGACAAAAGCCGAGAAAAGAAGGCAGGAGAAAAAAGCTGAGAAGAAAACTTCAGAAATAAAAGCGGAAAAAAAGCTGTTAGAGAAAAAAGCGGAGAAAAAGATCTCAGAGAAAAGGATGGAGAAGAAGCTTTCAGAGGAAAGTACTGAAAAGGAGCTTTCAGAGAAAAAGGCCGAAATAAAATCCTCAGAGAAAGAGACTGGAAAGAAATCCTCAGAGAAAAAGGCTGAAAAGAAAACTTTAGAGAAAAAGGCTGAAAAGAAATCCTCAGAGAAAAAGACCGAAAAGAAATTGCCAGAGAAAAAGACTGAAAAGAAATCGTTAGAAAAAAAGGCTGAAAAGAAATTCTCAGAAAAAAAGGTAGAAAAGAAATTCTCAGAGAAAAAATCAGATAAAAGACAGGAAAAAAACATCCTTGAAAGTCCGGTTCTATAA
- a CDS encoding PLP-dependent aminotransferase family protein, with protein MKPYKEMSREELLELRDNLKKQYKAMRGLNLSLDMSRGKPCIEQLDISMDLMDILNSSSDLTCDDGMDCRNYGILDGLPEAKKLIGDMIEVPAENLIIYGNSSLNIMYDAISRSMTHGVMGSTPWCKLEKVKFLCPVPGYDRHFAITEYFGIEMINIPMTAEGPDMDLVEKYVSEDEAVKGIWCVPKYSNPQGITYSDSVVKRFARLKPAAKDFRIYWDNAYSMHHLYEDEQDNILEILEECKKAGNPDIVYKFSSTSKISFPGSGVAAIATSPNNLVDIKKQLGIQTIGHDKVNQLRHVRYYKDINGIISHMKKHADILRPKFEAVLNILETELNGLEIGTWYKPKGGYFISFDTIDGCAKAVVERAQKAGVKLTSAGATYPYGKDPHDSNIRIAPSFPPDKDLKTAMELFTLCVKLVSADKYLAMLEERA; from the coding sequence TTGAAACCTTACAAAGAGATGTCCAGAGAAGAATTACTGGAGTTAAGAGACAATTTAAAGAAACAGTATAAAGCAATGAGAGGACTTAATTTAAGTCTTGATATGTCAAGAGGCAAGCCTTGCATAGAGCAGTTAGATATTTCCATGGATTTGATGGATATTTTAAATAGTTCCTCCGACCTTACCTGTGATGACGGGATGGATTGCCGTAATTACGGAATTCTTGATGGTCTTCCTGAGGCAAAAAAACTTATTGGTGATATGATAGAGGTTCCGGCTGAGAATCTGATTATATATGGTAACTCCAGTTTAAATATTATGTATGATGCTATTTCCAGATCCATGACTCATGGTGTTATGGGCAGCACCCCCTGGTGCAAGCTGGAAAAAGTGAAGTTCTTATGTCCCGTGCCTGGTTATGACAGGCATTTTGCAATTACGGAATACTTTGGAATAGAGATGATTAATATACCCATGACGGCTGAAGGTCCGGATATGGATCTGGTGGAGAAGTATGTGTCTGAGGATGAGGCAGTAAAGGGTATCTGGTGTGTGCCAAAGTACTCTAATCCACAGGGGATTACTTATTCTGACAGTGTGGTGAAGCGATTTGCCAGGCTAAAGCCTGCTGCGAAGGATTTTCGCATTTACTGGGATAACGCCTATAGCATGCATCATTTATACGAGGATGAGCAGGACAATATCTTAGAAATCTTAGAGGAATGCAAAAAAGCCGGTAATCCGGATATAGTATATAAATTTTCCTCTACTTCAAAGATAAGCTTCCCAGGTTCCGGTGTTGCTGCCATAGCAACCTCACCCAACAATCTGGTAGATATTAAGAAACAATTAGGAATTCAGACCATTGGCCATGATAAAGTAAACCAATTGCGCCATGTCAGATACTATAAAGATATTAATGGTATTATCAGCCATATGAAGAAACACGCGGATATTTTAAGACCAAAATTCGAAGCAGTGCTGAACATTTTGGAAACAGAGCTTAACGGGCTTGAGATAGGTACATGGTATAAACCCAAGGGTGGATATTTCATTTCCTTTGACACAATAGATGGTTGTGCGAAAGCAGTAGTAGAGAGGGCTCAAAAGGCAGGAGTAAAGTTAACTTCTGCAGGGGCGACTTATCCATATGGAAAGGACCCCCATGACAGTAATATACGTATTGCACCTTCTTTTCCTCCGGATAAGGATCTAAAGACTGCCATGGAGCTGTTTACACTATGTGTTAAGCTTGTTAGTGCCGATAAATACCTGGCTATGCTCGAGGAAAGAGCATAG
- a CDS encoding BMP family ABC transporter substrate-binding protein: MKKVVTLLLVMAMVVGMMTGCGKADKSSGSSSETAKGIDKSKIKVGIIYIGDENEGYTAAHMAGIKAMIENLGLSKDQVIEKTNIGEDEACYDAAVDLADQGCNIIFANSFGHETYLMQAAADYPNVQFCHATGYQAKSSKLANMHNYFTAVYESRYVSGVVAGLKLQDMIKNGTITEDQAKMGYVGAYPYAEVVSGYTAFYLGAKSVVPSVTMEVKYTNSWGDMATENEVAKQLIADNCVLISQHADTTGAPTACEEAKVPCVGYNVDMTSVAPNTALTSATINWAPYYTYAVKSIIDGTAITTDWSQGYADGAVGISPLNDKVVAPGTADEVAKVEASLKDGSLKVFDTSKFTVKGSKIEDLIKDSADFSKYSAYVSDGYFHESEVISAPAFDLRIDGITELTK; this comes from the coding sequence ATGAAAAAAGTGGTTACATTATTGCTGGTAATGGCAATGGTAGTCGGAATGATGACTGGATGCGGTAAAGCTGACAAAAGCTCCGGATCTTCATCAGAGACAGCAAAGGGTATTGATAAGTCTAAAATCAAAGTAGGTATTATCTACATTGGTGATGAGAATGAAGGCTATACAGCAGCTCATATGGCTGGTATTAAGGCTATGATAGAAAATCTTGGTTTATCAAAGGACCAGGTTATAGAGAAAACGAATATCGGTGAAGATGAAGCTTGTTATGACGCTGCAGTGGATCTGGCAGATCAGGGCTGCAACATCATATTTGCCAACAGCTTTGGACACGAGACATACTTAATGCAGGCAGCAGCTGATTACCCGAATGTTCAGTTCTGTCATGCTACCGGTTATCAGGCTAAGTCCTCAAAACTTGCAAATATGCATAACTACTTTACAGCAGTTTATGAATCCCGTTATGTATCCGGTGTGGTAGCAGGCCTTAAGTTACAGGACATGATTAAAAACGGAACCATTACAGAAGACCAGGCTAAGATGGGCTATGTCGGCGCTTATCCTTATGCAGAAGTAGTATCCGGTTATACCGCTTTTTACCTTGGCGCTAAGAGTGTTGTTCCTTCCGTTACAATGGAAGTAAAATATACCAACAGCTGGGGTGATATGGCAACTGAAAATGAAGTTGCAAAACAGCTGATTGCTGATAACTGTGTATTAATCAGCCAGCATGCTGATACCACCGGTGCTCCGACTGCCTGTGAAGAAGCAAAAGTTCCTTGCGTTGGTTACAATGTTGATATGACTTCTGTTGCTCCTAATACCGCATTAACCTCTGCCACTATTAACTGGGCACCTTATTATACTTATGCAGTGAAGTCAATAATTGACGGAACAGCAATTACAACTGATTGGAGTCAGGGCTATGCAGACGGAGCAGTTGGTATCTCTCCTTTGAATGACAAGGTAGTTGCTCCCGGAACTGCTGATGAAGTTGCTAAGGTAGAAGCATCCTTAAAAGATGGTTCCCTTAAGGTATTTGATACCAGTAAGTTCACTGTGAAAGGTTCCAAGATCGAGGACTTAATCAAAGACAGCGCTGATTTCTCTAAGTATTCCGCATATGTTTCCGATGGATATTTTCATGAGTCAGAAGTTATCTCCGCACCTGCTTTTGATTTAAGAATTGATGGAATTACCGAATTGACAAAATAA